One window from the genome of bacterium encodes:
- a CDS encoding T9SS type A sorting domain-containing protein, producing the protein MGWSMLLAAGVVLSLQPHVAQACWNSVLSQCWDQAPSSQWQVATNQTDRWGIQNRYFDTHMCQNDIHAAWILGFPTTNDPAFTPYPPNLDTYLTWGPLNLAQAQAAAASFWMFNRSEPAHDSIFWGAATTRQLTTQNMMIAGTYSGDMNTDWELKYIDFAHLRNPAGDTISYLGQQTVYVFWRFRSDGNPNPANNQPLRFGALIDNISLSVDDGGVDLQALPASLLRPNGEPHLTPVEGDSAMARFSWMSCSGGTGNYPDYRVRGVLDNGTVVLDTVISGDSAGASHIVDTRPWVMVVDTHTVRFVVDTLNQVGETDETNNVTVMQYVAAPIHVVQFNWITPSDTVYSGQQTITLRWNAQHNPRIPATVSLYSSTQSSGCTGAAIPDGSGRPVVDGEDSLSWDLSQYGWGVPRYVFIRWHDAAVDSCIYAPRTVIRLDADARQGGLIPERFYLAQNYPNPFNPATGLEFGVARSGHVSLKVFDLLGREVAVLVNGQRSPGVYRAEFDGSKLPSGLYLYTLRTPEGTQTRKMMLLK; encoded by the coding sequence GTGGGATGGAGTATGCTGCTGGCGGCGGGTGTGGTGCTCAGTCTGCAGCCGCACGTGGCGCAGGCGTGTTGGAATTCGGTGCTGTCCCAGTGCTGGGATCAGGCTCCGTCGAGCCAGTGGCAGGTCGCGACCAACCAGACGGACCGCTGGGGGATCCAGAACCGGTATTTCGATACCCATATGTGCCAGAACGATATCCATGCGGCCTGGATATTGGGGTTCCCGACGACCAATGATCCGGCGTTCACGCCCTATCCTCCCAATTTGGATACCTATTTGACGTGGGGTCCGCTGAATCTGGCACAGGCGCAGGCGGCGGCGGCGTCTTTCTGGATGTTCAACCGCTCCGAACCGGCGCACGATTCGATCTTCTGGGGCGCGGCGACTACGCGCCAGCTTACCACCCAGAACATGATGATCGCAGGCACCTATTCGGGAGATATGAACACCGACTGGGAATTGAAGTACATCGACTTCGCGCATCTGCGCAATCCGGCGGGGGACACGATTTCCTATCTTGGCCAGCAGACGGTGTATGTCTTCTGGCGGTTCCGCAGTGACGGCAATCCCAATCCGGCCAATAACCAGCCGCTGCGTTTCGGCGCGCTGATCGACAATATCAGCCTCTCTGTCGATGACGGGGGAGTCGATTTGCAGGCGCTGCCCGCCTCCCTGCTGCGCCCCAACGGCGAGCCCCACCTCACCCCGGTGGAAGGAGACTCGGCGATGGCCCGTTTCAGTTGGATGTCCTGCAGCGGCGGCACGGGCAACTATCCGGACTACCGTGTGAGGGGCGTCCTCGACAACGGCACGGTGGTGCTGGACACGGTTATCTCTGGCGACTCCGCGGGAGCCTCCCACATCGTGGACACCCGCCCGTGGGTGATGGTCGTCGACACCCACACCGTGCGCTTTGTGGTCGATACGCTGAATCAGGTGGGCGAGACCGACGAGACCAACAACGTCACCGTCATGCAATATGTGGCGGCGCCGATCCATGTGGTCCAGTTCAACTGGATCACCCCGTCGGATACCGTCTATTCGGGCCAGCAGACGATCACGCTCCGTTGGAACGCGCAGCATAATCCGCGCATCCCGGCCACGGTAAGCCTCTACTCGTCAACGCAGTCTTCCGGGTGTACCGGGGCGGCGATTCCGGATGGCAGCGGCCGTCCTGTAGTGGATGGCGAAGACTCTCTTTCGTGGGACCTCTCGCAATACGGTTGGGGTGTTCCCCGTTATGTGTTCATTCGCTGGCATGACGCCGCCGTCGACTCGTGCATCTACGCGCCGCGCACGGTGATCCGGCTGGACGCGGATGCCCGGCAGGGCGGTTTGATTCCCGAGCGCTTCTACCTCGCGCAGAATTATCCGAATCCTTTCAATCCCGCCACCGGCTTGGAATTTGGCGTGGCCAGAAGCGGGCATGTGAGCCTGAAGGTCTTCGACCTGCTGGGCCGGGAAGTGGCGGTGCTGGTCAACGGTCAGCGCAGCCCCGGTGTTTACCGCGCCGAATTCGACGGCAGCAAACTGCCCAGCGGTCTCTACCTGTACACCCTCCGCACTCCCGAAGGCACCCAGACCCGCAAAATGATGCTGCTGAAGTAA
- a CDS encoding Omp28-related outer membrane protein, translating to MNRRSFVVMLAIAALLLLGALTATAAVRTVLTEGFTQWNCGPCAGWNPIERQVVEAMGRDSVLNIKYHVSWPAPNNDAMYLWNTSEVNTKITYYNVTGVPDGWVDGRTEITRSASGFRSQIRTARNVPAPCTIDIEASISGETTVQFSGTVTATDSALANTRLYVVLISDVDSPSPHGSNGETSFDNIFRDFYPDAAGQTITSVPLNGTLDFSGTLNKSAAWDTDSMSVVVFLQDYASKYVHQAAWAPVLNLWQVQTSCTDPVQLISEVNGGEVDYTIQLSNHGRNNDTYTVSVGDALPGGWTQTIEATDVASDPTSIDVPLTSGEATTLTLRVNPNGHGGSANLAVNIQSQGNTTTTAALAFRLMAGLDVLLVDDDGGANNVETFYTNALQASEPNRACGWWDLHAGALDENILPAIPMLIWMTGASPTGNTLTAAEQSTLEMYVNNGGKLFLTGQGIAFDLRTSSFMTDVLHVGHYLPFPTGHNVTGVSGNAISDGLDLAVIGGDGASNQTRQNKIHALDSYATPIWNWQGVTGDTCAAVQVETPVYKLVFMAFGFEAISSAANRNAVMGRIVDWMLGPVAADPRTVSAPNEFALAQNYPNPFNPETVIPYALPLRAEVSLRIFDVLGRQVAVLASGLQEPGAHAVTWNAAKVSSGLYFYSLEAKAGSQTFRATRKLMLLK from the coding sequence ATGAACCGTCGTTCGTTTGTTGTTATGCTGGCCATCGCGGCATTGTTGCTGCTCGGAGCCTTAACTGCCACTGCCGCGGTGCGCACCGTGCTGACGGAAGGCTTCACGCAATGGAACTGCGGCCCCTGCGCCGGCTGGAATCCAATAGAACGTCAGGTGGTGGAAGCCATGGGGCGCGACTCCGTGCTCAACATCAAGTATCACGTTTCCTGGCCTGCCCCCAATAACGACGCGATGTACTTGTGGAACACGTCGGAAGTCAACACCAAGATTACGTATTACAACGTGACCGGCGTTCCGGATGGCTGGGTGGATGGCCGCACGGAAATTACCCGCAGCGCCTCCGGCTTCCGTTCGCAGATCCGTACCGCCCGCAATGTCCCCGCGCCCTGCACGATCGACATCGAAGCCAGCATTTCCGGCGAAACCACCGTGCAGTTCAGCGGGACCGTTACCGCCACCGACAGCGCGCTGGCCAACACTCGTCTCTACGTGGTGCTGATCAGCGACGTGGACAGTCCGTCCCCGCATGGTTCCAACGGCGAGACGTCCTTCGACAACATTTTCCGCGATTTCTATCCCGATGCCGCCGGCCAGACCATCACCAGCGTGCCCCTCAACGGCACCCTGGATTTCTCCGGCACGCTCAATAAGTCAGCGGCCTGGGACACGGACAGCATGTCCGTCGTCGTTTTCTTGCAGGACTATGCCAGCAAGTACGTGCATCAGGCGGCGTGGGCCCCGGTGCTGAACCTCTGGCAGGTTCAGACCTCCTGCACCGATCCCGTTCAGCTCATCTCGGAAGTGAACGGTGGCGAAGTGGATTATACCATTCAGCTTTCCAACCATGGCCGCAACAATGACACCTACACGGTGTCCGTGGGCGATGCACTGCCCGGCGGCTGGACGCAGACGATTGAAGCGACCGATGTGGCTTCCGATCCGACCAGCATCGACGTGCCGCTGACTTCGGGCGAAGCGACGACGCTAACGCTGCGTGTGAATCCCAACGGCCACGGCGGCAGCGCCAACCTCGCGGTGAATATCCAATCGCAAGGCAATACCACTACCACTGCGGCGCTGGCCTTCCGCCTGATGGCGGGGCTGGACGTCCTGCTGGTGGATGATGACGGCGGCGCCAACAATGTCGAGACCTTCTACACCAACGCTCTGCAGGCGTCCGAGCCCAACCGCGCTTGCGGCTGGTGGGACCTCCATGCCGGCGCACTGGACGAGAATATTCTGCCCGCGATTCCGATGTTGATCTGGATGACCGGCGCTTCCCCCACGGGCAACACGCTGACCGCTGCCGAGCAGTCCACGCTGGAAATGTACGTGAACAACGGCGGCAAGCTGTTCCTGACCGGCCAGGGCATCGCCTTTGACCTGCGGACGTCGTCCTTCATGACCGACGTGCTGCATGTTGGCCATTACCTGCCGTTCCCCACGGGACACAATGTCACGGGAGTTTCCGGCAACGCCATCAGCGACGGCCTGGACCTCGCGGTCATCGGCGGCGACGGTGCGAGCAATCAGACCCGTCAGAACAAGATTCATGCATTGGATTCCTACGCCACTCCGATCTGGAATTGGCAGGGTGTGACCGGTGACACGTGCGCCGCGGTGCAGGTGGAAACGCCGGTGTACAAACTTGTGTTCATGGCCTTCGGCTTCGAAGCGATTTCCAGCGCGGCTAACCGCAATGCCGTGATGGGGCGCATCGTCGACTGGATGCTGGGCCCGGTCGCGGCCGATCCGCGCACGGTGTCCGCTCCCAACGAGTTTGCCCTTGCGCAGAACTACCCCAATCCGTTCAACCCCGAGACCGTGATTCCTTACGCGTTGCCGTTGCGGGCGGAAGTATCGCTGCGGATTTTCGACGTTCTGGGCCGTCAGGTGGCGGTGTTGGCGTCAGGTCTGCAAGAACCGGGAGCTCATGCCGTGACGTGGAATGCGGCGAAGGTGTCCAGCGGTTTGTATTTCTACAGCCTTGAGGCTAAGGCCGGAAGCCAAACCTTCCGGGCCACGCGCAAGCTGATGCTTTTGAAGTAA
- a CDS encoding T9SS type A sorting domain-containing protein, producing MHLTWEGYTTMMQLLRPILHRLRPSMLLLVVGAALFLWGATHTAVACWNYVETQCFSTDPLPQYWGPNGWSHPANSGRYWQRYPNYPYDYVPSNVTSWDWQRVYYDPQHMCNDQIGQALWCAGFPRSNDPAYTTYPSWDSAYVTYGPIDLSQAVAGGCSFYLYNRSEIAHDSVFWGLTTARVIRQNHDSMYIAGVSSQIMQGIDFQQRIMDFSRLHRVGTLDTVSLLGRSQVWVFWRFWSDGNANRDKGAFIDNVSISWDDGGQDLGAVSGAIYKDSTVNVFPLAGDTSYAKLTFQTCAGGIQNYAPFRAVVTVDTSVVLDTIITTAEQGTTYELLTHPWILSPDTHVVRLVLDSMNVIPEVNEANNVATFTYVVPQPHPPAAFAWVTPLDSIEYGDETATLRWESYDDPNNPSTLAFYSTTQHTGCQGLPVEGGTGLPVADGPDSLVWNLTSFNYGRVLNVFVRIHDSYNDTCIYAPYPVIRRRTPTAVGDHGTSVIPDHFYLDQNYPNPFNPATDLRYGVAKSGHVTLKVFDLLGREVAVLVNSEQSPGTYTVPFNGAKLPSGLYLYSLSTAEGTQTRKMMLMK from the coding sequence ATGCACTTAACCTGGGAGGGCTACACTACCATGATGCAGTTGCTACGACCAATCCTCCATCGCTTGCGCCCATCCATGCTGTTGCTGGTGGTCGGCGCGGCGCTGTTCCTGTGGGGCGCGACCCACACGGCGGTTGCCTGCTGGAACTATGTGGAGACGCAGTGTTTCAGTACGGATCCACTTCCCCAATACTGGGGACCCAACGGCTGGTCGCACCCGGCCAATTCCGGCCGCTACTGGCAGCGCTATCCCAATTATCCTTACGATTATGTGCCCAGCAACGTAACCTCCTGGGATTGGCAGCGGGTGTACTATGATCCGCAGCACATGTGCAACGACCAGATCGGTCAGGCCCTATGGTGCGCCGGATTTCCGCGCAGCAACGACCCCGCCTATACCACCTATCCATCCTGGGACAGCGCGTACGTCACCTACGGACCCATTGATCTGAGCCAGGCGGTGGCCGGCGGATGCAGTTTTTATCTGTATAATCGCTCGGAAATTGCCCATGATTCGGTCTTTTGGGGTTTGACCACCGCGCGCGTGATTCGCCAGAATCATGACAGCATGTACATTGCGGGCGTGTCCTCGCAGATCATGCAGGGGATCGATTTCCAGCAGCGGATCATGGATTTTTCGCGGCTGCACCGGGTCGGCACGCTGGATACCGTATCGCTCCTGGGCCGGTCTCAGGTGTGGGTCTTCTGGCGTTTCTGGAGCGACGGCAATGCCAACCGCGACAAGGGCGCCTTCATTGACAATGTGTCGATTTCGTGGGATGACGGCGGTCAGGACTTGGGAGCGGTCAGCGGAGCGATCTACAAAGATTCCACGGTGAATGTCTTTCCTCTGGCCGGGGACACCAGTTATGCCAAGCTGACATTCCAGACTTGCGCCGGCGGAATCCAGAATTATGCTCCGTTCCGGGCTGTGGTAACGGTGGACACATCGGTAGTGCTCGACACCATAATCACTACGGCCGAGCAGGGCACTACCTACGAACTCCTTACGCACCCCTGGATTCTCTCGCCCGACACCCATGTGGTGCGGCTGGTGCTGGACTCCATGAATGTGATTCCCGAGGTCAACGAAGCGAACAACGTCGCGACCTTCACCTATGTCGTGCCGCAACCGCATCCGCCGGCAGCCTTTGCGTGGGTGACACCGCTGGACAGCATCGAATACGGCGATGAAACCGCCACGCTGCGCTGGGAAAGCTACGACGATCCGAACAATCCGTCGACGCTGGCATTCTATTCGACGACGCAGCACACCGGCTGTCAGGGATTGCCCGTGGAAGGCGGCACCGGTTTGCCTGTGGCAGATGGACCTGATTCTCTGGTCTGGAACCTCACGAGCTTCAATTATGGCCGCGTGCTGAATGTGTTCGTGCGGATTCATGATTCCTACAACGATACCTGCATCTATGCACCGTATCCCGTGATCCGCCGTCGCACTCCGACCGCGGTAGGTGACCATGGAACCAGTGTCATTCCCGATCATTTCTACCTCGATCAGAACTACCCCAATCCCTTCAATCCCGCGACCGATCTGCGTTATGGTGTGGCCAAAAGCGGCCACGTGACGCTGAAGGTCTTCGATCTGCTGGGACGGGAAGTAGCCGTGCTGGTCAACAGTGAACAAAGCCCCGGAACCTACACCGTGCCGTTCAACGGCGCGAAGCTTCCCAGCGGACTGTATCTGTATTCGCTGTCGACCGCCGAAGGGACGCAAACCCGTAAGATGATGTTGATGAAATAA
- a CDS encoding phosphomannomutase/phosphoglucomutase, which translates to MNINPNIFREYDIRGVVVDDLTPEVVVALGKGIGTLLKRKGAQRFTIGRDGRLSSERIASDLKDGLTSTGIEITDVGQCPTPVLYFSAAHLSMDGGIMITGSHNPPEFNGIKVAFGKAAIYGEEIQAVRQLIEADDFDKASPLPVRKYSILDPYVSWLTTNIKFDRAVRVGIDSGNGVGGLVAPKIFRELGATVFDLYSDVDGRFPNHHPDPTVEKNLVDLKKLVADKGLDVGVGLDGDADRLGAITGNGKVLWGDQLMVLFARSILRQQPGATVIADVKCSENFFEDVRKHGGNPIMWKTGHALIKNKLWAEEAVLAGEMSGHFFFADRYFGFDDGIYAACRLVEIVSRLDHTLSEELSDLPPTFSTPEIRVDCPDEVKFALVDKVKAEFKKMGAQTIDLDGVRVKFPDGWGLVRASNTQPTLVLRFEAKSQQALDRIIAEFKSLLAKEGFELKV; encoded by the coding sequence ATGAACATCAACCCCAACATTTTTCGCGAGTATGACATTCGCGGGGTCGTCGTGGATGATTTGACCCCGGAAGTGGTCGTGGCTTTGGGCAAGGGCATCGGCACGCTGCTTAAGCGCAAGGGCGCGCAGCGGTTCACCATCGGGCGTGACGGGCGGCTCTCCAGCGAGCGCATTGCCAGCGATCTGAAAGACGGCCTGACCAGCACCGGCATCGAGATTACCGATGTCGGACAGTGCCCGACTCCGGTGCTCTATTTTTCCGCGGCGCACCTGTCGATGGACGGCGGGATCATGATCACCGGCTCGCACAATCCGCCGGAGTTCAACGGGATAAAGGTCGCCTTCGGCAAGGCCGCCATCTATGGCGAAGAGATCCAGGCCGTGCGGCAGTTGATCGAAGCCGATGATTTCGACAAGGCCTCGCCGCTGCCCGTGCGCAAGTACTCCATCCTCGACCCGTACGTGTCGTGGCTGACCACCAATATCAAATTCGACCGCGCCGTGCGCGTCGGCATCGATTCCGGCAATGGCGTCGGCGGGCTGGTCGCGCCGAAAATCTTCCGCGAATTGGGCGCGACGGTGTTCGATCTGTACAGCGACGTGGATGGCCGCTTCCCCAACCACCATCCCGATCCCACGGTGGAAAAAAATCTTGTGGATCTGAAGAAGCTGGTGGCGGACAAAGGTCTGGATGTGGGTGTGGGGCTGGATGGCGACGCAGACCGTCTTGGAGCGATTACCGGCAACGGCAAGGTGCTGTGGGGTGACCAGCTCATGGTGCTGTTTGCGCGCTCCATTCTGCGGCAACAGCCCGGCGCGACAGTGATTGCCGACGTCAAGTGCAGCGAGAACTTCTTCGAGGACGTGCGTAAGCACGGCGGCAATCCCATCATGTGGAAGACGGGCCACGCGCTGATCAAGAACAAGCTCTGGGCGGAAGAGGCGGTGCTGGCGGGCGAAATGAGCGGCCACTTCTTCTTCGCCGACCGCTACTTCGGTTTCGATGACGGCATCTATGCGGCCTGCCGTCTCGTGGAAATCGTCAGCCGCCTCGATCACACGCTCTCCGAAGAGCTGTCTGATCTGCCGCCGACCTTCAGCACGCCGGAAATTCGCGTGGACTGCCCCGATGAGGTAAAGTTCGCGCTGGTGGACAAGGTCAAAGCGGAATTCAAAAAGATGGGCGCCCAGACGATTGACCTCGACGGCGTGCGCGTCAAATTTCCCGACGGCTGGGGCCTGGTGCGCGCCTCCAACACCCAGCCGACGCTCGTGCTGCGTTTCGAAGCCAAATCGCAGCAGGCCTTGGATCGCATCATTGCCGAGTTCAAGTCGCTGCTGGCTAAAGAAGGGTTTGAATTGAAAGTTTGA